In the Pseudomonadota bacterium genome, GGACGTATTAGTTGCTAAACAACGAGGAGAATTTGAGCCCTTTGAGTTTGGCAAATCAAAATGAACATCGTACAGTCCCCATATTTTCGGCGAAGCTATAAAAAATTGCACAGCAATCAGTTAAAAGTTGTTAACGAAACAATCAGGCGGGTGGCATCTGAACCTTATTGTGGGGAAGAGAAAAAAGGCGACCTTGCAGGCGTCCGTGTTTACAAGTTTCGCGTTCAGGATCAGCTTTATTTACTGGCTTATGAGCATGATGACAATACTCTTTTTTTGCTTGCTCTGGGTATTCACGAAAATTTTTATAGGGATTTGAAGAAAGCCCGTTAAGGAAAGAAAGGCAAAAGGTGAAAGACAGCAGGTGAATGCAATAAAAATCAGTAAGACCAGGGAGGCAGTATGGAGTATGCAGAAACCAGCAAGAACAACAGAGAGTATGCAGTATGCACAGAAGGCCTGTGCTGCCTACTTCGCCTTTACTATTTTTTACGTGCCTACTGCTTACTACCTACTCGCTTTTGCTATGAACTATGAGCCATGAGCTTCCTGTTGACATTTTCGTCATTCCGGATATAATAATTGATATGATTGATATGATTATGTGAGGTAAACAAAAATGGTTAAAAAAGTTACGGCAATAAAGGCAAGGCAAAATCTTGGCCAGGTCATGAATGAGGTTTCGTTAACCGGGGATGATTACATAATAGAACGGGCGGGAAGACCGATGGTAGCAATTATCTCCATGGATAAATATGAAATTCTAAAGAAGGACAGAGAATTAACTTCTGAGGCTTTAGATAAGATCTGGAAGAAGATGAAAAAGGAAAAGCCTGACGCCATTGAAAGTGCAATCAATGAAGCTGTGAAATCTGCCCGCCATATATGACAAGAATTGTCCTCGATACAAATATCTTCATAAGCGCCATTCTGTCACCGAGGAGTAAGCCAGCCTCAATTGTAAAACTTGTACTTGATGGCAAATTAAATCTTATGATTGCGCCTGCCATGTGGAAAGAGCTTCATACGGTTTTGCAATATCCTAAACTCCAGGCATTGATGAAAAGAAACGGCGTATCTATGGATGAAGTGAAAGACTTGATCCATAAAATTGAAAGAATTGCCATTGTGACACCGGGAAATACGAAAGTGAATCGCATAAAGGATGATATGTCGGATAATATGTTTCTTGCCTGTGCCGTGGAAGCCAGGGCTGATTTTATAATATCGGGCGATAGCCATTTGAAAGACGTCAAAACCTTTAAAGGTGTGAGGATAGTCAGCCCTGATGTATTTATGCAAATGGTAAATAAGGAGTAAGGCAGGTGCAACAGAATCAGCACAACCAGGTAGGCAGTATGGAGTATGCAGAAACCAGCAAGAACAACAGAGAGTATGCAGTACGCAGTATGCACAGAAGGCCTGTGCTGCCTACTTCGCCTTTACTATTTTTTACGTGCCTACTGCTTACTACCTACTGGATTTTGCTATGAACTATGAACTGGTTTAGAAAGGGGCCAAGGATTCAAGGGTTCAAGTGAATTCAACACCCTCGACACCTCGAATCCTGCCTTTCTAACACCCTCGACCCCTGGAACCCTCGAATCCTCGACCCCTGTCTTTCATTATTGATCAGTCAAATTATATTGAAGATTGCTTATTTAATGTTATAATTATGTCAGCCGATCAAGAGAGAATAGGGTATGGTTCGCACGGGAGGTCGACAACGTAAATTGATAACCAGGAGAAATAGGGGAAAATATCCTGAAGACTTTTGCATAGTGTTAATACATAACGTATTTGTCTTAGAGAGGAGAAATTGATGGCACAGAAAGATCATATAGTGGTACCAAAAGAACAACTGGAGCAATTCTGTAGGAAATACAATATAAAAAGTCTGTCATTTTTTGGATCAATTCTTCGTGAGGATTTTAAGCCTGAAAGCGACATTGACATTCTTGTAGAGTTTCAGCCGGGGCATAAAATAGGTTTTCTCAAAATGGCACATATCGAAAATGAGCTCTCCGAAATGTTTGGACGGAAAGTAGACCTGCGCACGCCAGAAGAATTGAGCCATTACTTCAGGCAGGAAGTAATTGAAAGTGCTGAGGTTCAGTATGCGCAGGGATGATTTTATCCGTGTGCGTGGAGCAGTTTTTTTGATTTATATTGCAGATTTGCAATGTGGCGTTATAATATTGGGAAGAAAAGAGGTTTGAAATGAGGAAACAGGCTGCTGTAGAAAACATTGAGAAGGCTATAGAGGGACTGACTCCGCAAGAACAGTTGAGGCTGGTTGAGAAGTTAGCTCAGCAATTGAGAAAAACTGTTTTAATTCCCAAAAAAGAACTCAATTGGGGAAAACTCTATGGGCTTGGGAAGGGATTATGGAATGAAGATGCTCAAA is a window encoding:
- a CDS encoding nucleotidyltransferase family protein, giving the protein MAQKDHIVVPKEQLEQFCRKYNIKSLSFFGSILREDFKPESDIDILVEFQPGHKIGFLKMAHIENELSEMFGRKVDLRTPEELSHYFRQEVIESAEVQYAQG
- a CDS encoding putative toxin-antitoxin system toxin component, PIN family codes for the protein MTRIVLDTNIFISAILSPRSKPASIVKLVLDGKLNLMIAPAMWKELHTVLQYPKLQALMKRNGVSMDEVKDLIHKIERIAIVTPGNTKVNRIKDDMSDNMFLACAVEARADFIISGDSHLKDVKTFKGVRIVSPDVFMQMVNKE
- a CDS encoding type II toxin-antitoxin system RelE/ParE family toxin is translated as MNIVQSPYFRRSYKKLHSNQLKVVNETIRRVASEPYCGEEKKGDLAGVRVYKFRVQDQLYLLAYEHDDNTLFLLALGIHENFYRDLKKAR
- a CDS encoding type II toxin-antitoxin system Phd/YefM family antitoxin, which encodes MVKKVTAIKARQNLGQVMNEVSLTGDDYIIERAGRPMVAIISMDKYEILKKDRELTSEALDKIWKKMKKEKPDAIESAINEAVKSARHI